The DNA sequence GCGGCTCCAGGCGTCAATCTATCACTCTCAGATACCCAAGCCCCGGATTTCGTCTTTTACTCATCTGCTCTGCCCTGTGTTTTTACGTTTTTCGTTCAGGCGTTTGTATACAGCTCTTTCGGGAGTGCATGAAATGCCTGCTCCAGGTCCCCGATAAGATCTTCAATATCTTCAATACCGGCAGAATAACGGATCAGGCCTTCCGGGATCCCCATTGCAGCCCGCTCTTCCGGCGTACATTCCACGTGGCTTGTCGTCCTGGAAGGTCCGACGATCGTTTCCACAGCTCCGAGGTTTGCAGCTCTGTTGGCAAACTGAAGCTTCGGAAGCAGGTGGCGCACGGTATCCACTCCTCCTTTGACAGAAAAGCTGAGCATTCCTCCGAATCCGCTCATCTGCTCTTTCGCAATATCATGATGGGTATGCGTTTCGAGTCCTGGATAGAAAACATCATCTACCCAGTCCACTGTCTGCAGGTATTCCGCAACTTTCATCGCGTTGTCGTTCTGGCGTTCAATACGCAGACTCAGTGTTTTCATTCCGCGGAGCAGAAGATACGCAGCCATTGGATCGAGCGTCGCCCCGTTAATCTCACGGTAGTGGTAAACCGGCTCAACCAGCTCTTTTGCCCCTACGAGAGCACCGCCCAGTGCATCGGCATGGCCTCCGAGGAATTTTGTTGCACTGTGGATAACAAGATCCGCTCCCAAATCCAGTGGATTCTGGTTGATCGGTGTCGCAAACGTATTGTCGACGATCACAATCGCTCCGACAGCTTTTCCTGCTTTTGCCATCCGCTCGATGTCTGTAATTTTCACTGTCGGATTCGTCGGTGTTTCCAAATAAAGCACTTTACAGCCTTTTGCTACTTCTGCTTCAATGGCTTCATGGTCGCCGGTATCACAAAGGCAGACTTCCACATTCTGCTTCGGAAGAAACTCTGTGAAAATTTTGTTCGTCCCGCCATACGTATCTTTTATCGAAACGACCCGGTCTCCAGGGAAAAGGTACGTGCCAAGCGTATTGCTGATGGCTGCCATTCCTGTAGAGAAACTTGTCGCGTGCTCCGCTTTTTCAAGAATACGGATTTTTTCTTCAAACGCTTCGACCGTCGGGTTCGTGTTCCGCCCGTAAATATGGCCCTTTTTGTTCCCTATGGCCACTTCGTACCACTCATCCATATCCTCGTAGCCGAAAGAAACACTGTGCACTACCGGCACCTGTGTTGCTCCAAATGCCAATGAATCTTTTTCGCCTGCCCAGATTGCTTTCGTTCCCATGTTCGTTTTCTTCATAAAATGACCTCCTTTAAATTGGTTGTAACTATTAAGATATTTCGCCGCCGTGCTGATTCAGCAGGAATGGATGCTGGACAATCAGCTCCCGCGGATACTTGGAAAATGTTTTGCATCCGGTTTCGGTAATCCGGAGCGTTTCGCTTATCTCAATGCCGTACTGGTCGAACCAGAGAGCAGGAATCAGATGAAACGTCATATTAGGCTCCAGTACCGTCTGGTCATCCCGGCGGATGCTTGCAGTATGCTCTCCCCAGTCCGGCGGATAGCCGAGACCAACCGAATAGCCGAGCCGGGCTTCTTTTTCGATGCCATACTTGCTGATCGTCGTACGCCACGCTTCTTCCATATCCCCGCAGGTCGCTCCAGGTTTCGCCCGGTCCAGAACTGCGGCAATTCCTTCCTGAACAATTGGAGTCAGCTGATGCAGGCGCTCATCCGGATTGCCGATCGTTACCGTTCTGGCCAGCGGTACGTGGTAACGGTTATAGCAGCCGGCAAGCTCAATAATCGTCGAATCCCCGTCTTCAAAAGGACGGTCTGTCCATGTCAGATGCGGGATTCCTGTATTTTTACCAGAAGGAAGCAGAGGAACGATGGAGGAATAATCTCCGCCGAATTCTTCTGTACCACTGATGAGGTTGTAATAGATGTGTGCTGCAGCATCGCATTCCCTGCTACCGATACGGATATTTTCAATACCGTGGTGCATCGCCTGATCACCGAGGACGGCTGCCTTTTTCATATATTCAATTTCCTGATCTGATTTAACAATTCTCACTGCATTAACGATCAGGTCGCCGTCTTTAAAAACAGCATTAGGAAGTGCCTGCTGCAGTTTCACATACGCTCTTGCCGAGAAGTAGTAGCTGTCCATTTCCACGCCGATGTTCCGGTTTCCCTGCCCTATCTGCGTCAGTATTTCTCCAATGAATGTCATTGGATGATACACTTTTGAATGAACATAATAGTCGGGATAAGGAATGATATTATCATCGTAGATCCAGGTTTTCAGGCGTGCCCCACTCGCATCAAGATAACGACCAATCCAAAGTGGCTGTGGTTCGTCGATAATGATCACTACCATCTGGTGGACATAAAAGGACCAAGCGTCATACCCCGTAAGATAATTCATATTGGCCGGGTCTGTAATCAGCAGAACCTCTATATCGTTTTCCATCATGCGGTGTTTCGTTTTCTGCAGTCTCTCCTGATATTCCTGAATATCAAAAGGCAGCATCGCCATCACCCTCTTCCCTTTTCTGAATGTTTAAACTGTTCTTACTTTTAATCATAACCGGTCTTCCTTCAAGTTATGATGTACAATCTGTATGAACGTTTGTCTCTTTTGTTTGTACAGTTTGCATGATAGGAAATAATCAGGTTAACACCAGGCGTTATCGGGTAGAGAAAATGTTGTTTCCAGTAGGGATCCGCTGCTAAAGTACATACGAAAAGCGGCCGCATTTTTTGCGGCCGCTGACAGGCTGTTTATAAAGTGTTTTTTATGTAAAGGTGGACGGTTCACTGCTTCCGACTGCGAGTTGGAAGAATTGGATCTTCGGCTCATCCTTGAGATGGAGTGCAGTCAGAAGATCCTTTTCCATGTCCGTGAAAAAAACAGCTGAAGACCAGCCCTCAGAAAAAGTCTCCGTCTGAAACGAAGAGCATATCCATTATCCGGTTTGTACAGAATGGACATCTAATAGGATAAGCATTCAATTATCAGCAGCGCTTTAACTGTTTTCCATATCTTTCATCTTCCAGAGACGGATCGTCAGTTCAAGCAGAAAAACATCGTCAGCATCGATCAGTGACAGTTTTGTCAGAGATTCAATGTTGCGGAGCCGGTAAAGCAGTGACTGCCGGTGAAGATGAAGCGCCCGGGCCGTCTGACTGACATTGCCGTTGTATTTGTTATAGGTTGTAAATGTTTCAATTAAATCGGTCTGCCGTTTTTTATCATATTCCGCCAGAGGCTCTACCGTATCACGGACGATCTGGTCAATACTCGCATTTTCTGAAACGGCAAGAAGCAGCCTGTTAATTCTCGTATCCTTGTAAAAGGTCCGTCCTCCGGGGCCATGCTGCTTCATACCGATATCAAGTGCAGATTTTGCTTCCCTGTAACTGTCATGAAACGCTGTTGGTTCACTCCGCTTGGAGGCAATTCCCCAGGAGAGTTCGATCCCTGTCAGCATTTCATTGAGGCGGCGGTCCACCGAATCCAGAAACTGATTTGCCGTTTCCGTATAAAGCTGATGATCTGCTTCCAGAAAAATAATTACTTCATTCTCATCAAACGTCGTCATCGCTCTTTTATTAAGAAATCTGGCGGCGTTTGTAATTTCTTTCTGAATATAATAGTTTACGTTCTGCAGAGAGGACGTCGGCGGATTGTCGGATTGAAAAGCCGGGAAAACGCTCCTTCTGCCACGCGAATGGATTTCTCCGACGATGCATACATAAGGAAGTGATAAATCGTAGCCGAGCAGCTCCGCTTTTGAACGAAGCACATATTCCTCTTCCCCGCTCTGCTTAGCAAGCTTCAGAATAAAATTATCTTTTAAACGGATTTCCGTCATTTCGACCGCATTTTCTTTTACAAAAAACAGGGCACAGGCGGTGACGGCATGTTCCAGCACATTCATTGTAAACCAGTTTATCTGCTGCTGGGGATTGGGTCGGAACCAGAGGTAGCCCTGCTTGCGGTGATTTGTATTTACGAGAATCCTCCCCCATCGTTCTCCAAGAATGTCAAAGACATAAATATGAGGATGCAGCCGGTGAGAGCTGAATTCTTCTCCTAAAAACTGCTCTGATTCATATTTCTTCGGCTCCGTCATTTCCTTATTTTCCACCGCTTCGAGAATTTCTTTCCCCGTATGATAAAAAGCCCGCATCCTGCCATCGTATTCTGTAATGATGGAAGGCATGCCGAGATGCCTGTGAAGAGCTTCGGATATTTCCTGAATATCGCCTTCGTGAAGCACTTTATTAATGAACTCCTGACGGATCTCTTCTGTTACCTGTCTTTCGTCGCGTTTACCCCGGTTAATCTCTTCCAGTACAGTTGAGATAATATCTCCGGCACGGACTGCCCAGGGGATTTCAACAATAATAAAATGATGCTCTTCCGCAAGCTTTGTCACCCGGTCCGGAATATCAAAAATATGTCTGCCCGTTGCTATACCGAGCATCGAAGCTCCTGAATTAATGACGTCCTGGACAAACTGTTCAAGCAGGTTGACATCCCCTTTGCACCCAATGCCGGTCGTCAGTACAAATTCCCGCTCCCTCACAAAATTTTCTACAGGCATTTCAATGATAGAAACCCACTCCACTTCTGTGGAATGCAGCACTTTTTCCCCGGCGCGGACTACTGCCGACGCAAATACGGGTGTATTCATAATCTGCGACGCATACACTCCCATACCCCTCACCTCAAGCTTTTCTATATTCTTCTATTATTTTCTCACGCAAGTCAAGAAGCTGGCAACTTATCCGTATCATGGAAAAACACGGTGAATTTCATTTGTTCTGCAAAAAGTTTGCATTTGCCCTTTTAATATGGAGTGAATATGTTATAGTAATATTCTCACAATTTTTGCACTTCAACGTTTTAAAGGAGGAAGGACAAGCTATGACTACCCCGCACCAGCCAAGAGAACAGTGGGGATCGCGCCTCGGCTTTATGCTCGCGGCCCTCGGATCCGCTGTCGGTCTTGGTAACATCTGGCGCTTTTCCTACGTCGCCGGTGAAAGTGGAGGCGCAGCGTTTTTATTCATTTATTTATTATGTATTATTGCCATCGGCCTGCCAATCCTTATGGCAGAATTTACGATCGGGCGCCGGGCCCAGTCGGACGTAGTTGGTTCGTTTCAATCACTAGCCCCCGGCAAACCGTGGATTCTCGCCGGTTTTCTCGGCGTTGCATCCGGTTTTATTATTCTATCGTTCTACGGCGTTGTTGCCGGATGGTCGATCTATTACTTTTTACAGTACGTAATGGGTGGTCCTCCAGTAAGCGGGGAAGGCGGATCGGCAGATTTCTTTATTAACTTCCATACTAGTCCGTTTTTCCCGTTATTATGGCAGTTTCTTTTTATGGCCATTACTGTCGGGATCGTGTATGCCGGAGTCAAAAAAGGAATTGAGAAGTCAAACAAAATTCTCATGCCGCTGCTTGCGGTGCTCGTTCTGATCCTGGCAGGTTACAGCATGACGCTTTCCGGAGCCGGAGAAGCATTTAACTTCCTCTTCGCCCCGGATTGGAGTGCTCTCACAGATCCATCTGTCTACCTTGCCGCACTGAGTCAGGCTTTCTTCTCGCTCAGCCTCGGTATGGGGGCTCTGATCACGTACGGAAGCTACCTTTCCAAAGAGGAAAAGCTTCCCGGGGCAGCTGTTGGCGTAGCCTCAATGGATTCGCTGTTTGCGATTGTTGCCGGTCTTATGATATTTCCCGCTGTTTTCACATTCGGGATTGCGCCTGATTCTGGACCGGGCCTTGTATTTATTACGCTTCCGGATATTTTTGACAGCATGGGATTCGGAGTTGCTTACGGACTGATCTTTTTCTTTCTTTTGTCTGCAGCAGCCGTGTCATCCGGAGTATCACTTCTGGAAGTCGCTGTTGCTTACTTTATGAGAAGAATGGGCTGGACGCGTCAGAAGACGGCAATCTTTATCGGTTCAATCATTTTCTTACTCGGTATTCCGTCCTCCCTCGGTCTCGGTGTCTGGTCGAACGTTTCAATTTTCGGAGAGAGGGACATCTTTGATTCCATGGACTTCCTCGCCTCCTACATTTTCCTGCCGGTAGGCGGACTGTTTATCGCCCTCTTTATCGGCTGGGGATGGAAAAAAGCCGATGCCCTGGAAGCTT is a window from the Alkalicoccus halolimnae genome containing:
- a CDS encoding PucR family transcriptional regulator; the protein is MGVYASQIMNTPVFASAVVRAGEKVLHSTEVEWVSIIEMPVENFVREREFVLTTGIGCKGDVNLLEQFVQDVINSGASMLGIATGRHIFDIPDRVTKLAEEHHFIIVEIPWAVRAGDIISTVLEEINRGKRDERQVTEEIRQEFINKVLHEGDIQEISEALHRHLGMPSIITEYDGRMRAFYHTGKEILEAVENKEMTEPKKYESEQFLGEEFSSHRLHPHIYVFDILGERWGRILVNTNHRKQGYLWFRPNPQQQINWFTMNVLEHAVTACALFFVKENAVEMTEIRLKDNFILKLAKQSGEEEYVLRSKAELLGYDLSLPYVCIVGEIHSRGRRSVFPAFQSDNPPTSSLQNVNYYIQKEITNAARFLNKRAMTTFDENEVIIFLEADHQLYTETANQFLDSVDRRLNEMLTGIELSWGIASKRSEPTAFHDSYREAKSALDIGMKQHGPGGRTFYKDTRINRLLLAVSENASIDQIVRDTVEPLAEYDKKRQTDLIETFTTYNKYNGNVSQTARALHLHRQSLLYRLRNIESLTKLSLIDADDVFLLELTIRLWKMKDMENS
- a CDS encoding M24 family metallopeptidase, with amino-acid sequence MLPFDIQEYQERLQKTKHRMMENDIEVLLITDPANMNYLTGYDAWSFYVHQMVVIIIDEPQPLWIGRYLDASGARLKTWIYDDNIIPYPDYYVHSKVYHPMTFIGEILTQIGQGNRNIGVEMDSYYFSARAYVKLQQALPNAVFKDGDLIVNAVRIVKSDQEIEYMKKAAVLGDQAMHHGIENIRIGSRECDAAAHIYYNLISGTEEFGGDYSSIVPLLPSGKNTGIPHLTWTDRPFEDGDSTIIELAGCYNRYHVPLARTVTIGNPDERLHQLTPIVQEGIAAVLDRAKPGATCGDMEEAWRTTISKYGIEKEARLGYSVGLGYPPDWGEHTASIRRDDQTVLEPNMTFHLIPALWFDQYGIEISETLRITETGCKTFSKYPRELIVQHPFLLNQHGGEIS
- a CDS encoding sodium-dependent transporter, with product MTTPHQPREQWGSRLGFMLAALGSAVGLGNIWRFSYVAGESGGAAFLFIYLLCIIAIGLPILMAEFTIGRRAQSDVVGSFQSLAPGKPWILAGFLGVASGFIILSFYGVVAGWSIYYFLQYVMGGPPVSGEGGSADFFINFHTSPFFPLLWQFLFMAITVGIVYAGVKKGIEKSNKILMPLLAVLVLILAGYSMTLSGAGEAFNFLFAPDWSALTDPSVYLAALSQAFFSLSLGMGALITYGSYLSKEEKLPGAAVGVASMDSLFAIVAGLMIFPAVFTFGIAPDSGPGLVFITLPDIFDSMGFGVAYGLIFFFLLSAAAVSSGVSLLEVAVAYFMRRMGWTRQKTAIFIGSIIFLLGIPSSLGLGVWSNVSIFGERDIFDSMDFLASYIFLPVGGLFIALFIGWGWKKADALEASNFGDTVIGNIWLWILRIFAPLAILAVFLYSTGIITL
- a CDS encoding cystathionine gamma-synthase family protein translates to MKKTNMGTKAIWAGEKDSLAFGATQVPVVHSVSFGYEDMDEWYEVAIGNKKGHIYGRNTNPTVEAFEEKIRILEKAEHATSFSTGMAAISNTLGTYLFPGDRVVSIKDTYGGTNKIFTEFLPKQNVEVCLCDTGDHEAIEAEVAKGCKVLYLETPTNPTVKITDIERMAKAGKAVGAIVIVDNTFATPINQNPLDLGADLVIHSATKFLGGHADALGGALVGAKELVEPVYHYREINGATLDPMAAYLLLRGMKTLSLRIERQNDNAMKVAEYLQTVDWVDDVFYPGLETHTHHDIAKEQMSGFGGMLSFSVKGGVDTVRHLLPKLQFANRAANLGAVETIVGPSRTTSHVECTPEERAAMGIPEGLIRYSAGIEDIEDLIGDLEQAFHALPKELYTNA